The sequence TTCCAACAACCCCGTCCGCGCCGCCAGCGCCGCCGCCTCCAGCCGCGAACCCACCTCCAGCTTCATCAGGACCCGTTGGACGTGGGTGCGGGCGGTGCTCGGGGCGATGGACATGCCGGCGGCGATCAGGCGGGTGTCCTCGCCGTCGGCTACCCGCATCAGGACCTCGACCTCGCGTGGGGTGAGGAGTTGGAGGAGGCGGGCACCCTCGTCGTCGGGTTGGGCCGCCGGGTGCAGGAGTTCCTCGAAGGCCTGCTGCAACAGCAGGGGGGAGACCGCCGCTTCGCCGGCGCGCGCCTTGAGCATGGCGCGCTCGACGCCCTCGATCCGTTCGTCGTTACGGACATAGCCGGACGCCCCGGCGGCGAAGGCGGCCGCGATCCCGCGGGGGCTGGGCACCGGGCCCAGCACCACCACCGAGATCTGCGGCCGTTCTTTCTTGATCCGTACGACGGGATCGAAGACGCCGGGCGCCGCGGGCGCGGCACAGCCCAGCAGGCACACCTCAGGCGCCCGGCTGACCACCAGGTCCGCGGCGCCGGCGCTCGGCGCCGCGGCCGCCAGGA is a genomic window of Streptomyces gilvosporeus containing:
- a CDS encoding response regulator transcription factor; translated protein: MVVRLMVVDDHRLLAEALASALKLRGHRVLAAAAPSAGAADLVVSRAPEVCLLGCAAPAAPGVFDPVVRIKKERPQISVVVLGPVPSPRGIAAAFAAGASGYVRNDERIEGVERAMLKARAGEAAVSPLLLQQAFEELLHPAAQPDDEGARLLQLLTPREVEVLMRVADGEDTRLIAAGMSIAPSTARTHVQRVLMKLEVGSRLEAAALAARTGLLERAVRNGAARAAGAGGAEAGEGEDAEEDAEEDAGLGSE